From a region of the Coffea arabica cultivar ET-39 chromosome 3e, Coffea Arabica ET-39 HiFi, whole genome shotgun sequence genome:
- the LOC113736859 gene encoding endochitinase EP3-like, translating to MKSFPTIIFSIVVLVGAFPQLISSQNCGCAPDLCCSKFGYCGTGNDYCGSGCQSGPCTAAPSSGNSGVSVADIVTDAFFNGIADQAASSCAGKGFYTRSAFLEALNSYPQFGTVGSVDDSKREIAAFFAHVTHETGHLCYIEEIDGPSRDYCDESNTQYPCVPGKGYYGRGPIQLSWNFNYGPAGESIGFNGLSQPETVATNNVISFKTGLWYWMNHCHDLITSGQGFGATIRAINGRLECDGANPNTVSARVEYYTEYCRQLGVEPGDNLRC from the exons ATGAAgagttttccaaccatcattTTCTCCATTGTAGTTCTTGTAGGAGCCTTTCCACAGCTGATTTCAAGCCAAAACTGCGGCTGTGCACCAGACTTGTGCTGCAGCAAATTCGGCTATTGCGGTACCGGCAATGACTACTGTGGCTCTGGCTGTCAATCCGGCCCTTGCACCGCTGCTCCGAGCAGTGGTAATAGTGGCGTTTCAGTTGCTGATATTGTGACGGACGCTTTCTTTAATGGAATTGCTGATCAAGCTGCTTCAAGCTGTGCTGGAAAAGGGTTCTATACTCGATCAGCTTTTCTTGAAGCTCTGAATTCGTATCCCCAGTTTGGAACCGTTGGCTCTGTTGATGATTCTAAAAGGGAGATTGCTGCTTTCTTTGCTCATGTCACTCATGAGACTGGAC ATTTGTGCTACATAGAAGAGATAGACGGCCCCTCCAGAGATTACTGTGATGAGAGCAACACTCAGTATCCATGTGTGCCAGGCAAGGGATATTACGGCAGGGGTCCAATACAGTTATCATGGAACTTTAACTATGGACCAGCAGGTGAAAGCATTGGATTCAATGGACTCAGCCAACCTGAAACTGTAGCTACAAATAATGTTATTTCATTCAAAACTGGCTTGTGGTATTGGATGAACCATTGTCATGATCTTATCACTTCTGGCCAGGGTTTTGGGGCTACAATTCGTGCCATTAATGGTCGGCTTGAATGTGATGGTGCAAATCCAAACACAGTTAGTGCTCGAGTTGAGTATTATACTGAATATTGTAGACAATTGGGTGTCGAGCCTGGTGATAACCTCAGATGCTAG
- the LOC113736860 gene encoding endochitinase EP3-like isoform X2 translates to MKSFPTIIFSIVVLVGAFPQLISSQNCGCAPDLCCSKFGYCGTGNDYCGSGCQSGPCTAAPSSGNSGVSVADIVTDAFFNGIADQAASSCAGKGFYTRSAFLEALNSYPQFGTAGSVDDSKREIAAFFAHVTHETGHMCYIEEIDGPSKDYCDERNTQYPCVPGKGYYGRGPIQISWNFNYGPAGESIGFDGLTEPETVATDNVISFKTALWFWMNNCHDLITSGQGFGATIRAVNGQLECDGANPDTVSARVEYYAEYCNQLGVDPGDNLRC, encoded by the exons ATGAAgagttttccaaccatcattTTCTCCATTGTAGTTCTTGTAGGAGCCTTTCCACAGCTGATTTCAAGCCAAAACTGCGGCTGTGCACCAGACTTGTGCTGCAGCAAATTCGGCTATTGCGGTACCGGCAACGACTACTGCGGCTCTGGCTGTCAATCCGGCCCTTGCACCGCTGCTCCGAGCAGTGGTAATAGTGGCGTTTCAGTTGCTGATATTGTGACGGACGCTTTCTTTAATGGGATTGCTGATCAAGCTGCTTCAAGCTGTGCTGGAAAAGGGTTCTATACTCGATCAGCTTTTCTTGAAGCTCTGAACTCGTATCCCCAGTTTGGAACCGCTGGTTCTGTTGATGATTCTAAAAGGGAGATTGCTGCTTTCTTTGCTCATGTCACTCATGAGACTGGAC ATATGTGCTATATAGAAGAGATAGACGGCCCTTCCAAAGACTATTGTGATGAGCGCAACACTCAGTACCCTTGTGTGCCAGGCAAGGGATATTACGGCAGGggtccaatacaaatatcttggAACTTTAACTATGGACCAGCAGGTGAAAGCATAGGGTTCGATGGACTAACTGAACCTGAAACTGTGGCCACAGATAATGTTATTTCATTCAAAACTGCCTTGTGGTTCTGGATGAACAATTGTCATGATCTTATCACTTCTGGCCAGGGTTTTGGGGCTACAATTCGTGCCGTTAACGGACAGCTTGAATGTGATGGTGCAAATCCGGACACTGTTAGTGCTCGTGTTGAGTATTATGCTGAATATTGTAACCAGTTGGGTGTTGATCCCGGTGATAATCTCAGATGCTAG
- the LOC113736861 gene encoding endochitinase EP3-like: protein MKNFPTIIFSIMVLVGAFPQLISSQNCGCAPNLCCSKFGYCGTSNDYCGPGCRSGPCTAAPSGGNNGASVAGIVTDAFFNGIANQAASGCAGKGFYTRSAFLEAQKSYSKFGTAGSAADSKREVAAFFAHVTHETGHMCYIEEISGPSRNYCDKSNTQYPCVPGKGYYGRGPLQISWNYNYGPAGQSIGFNGLSQPELVARNNVISFKTALWFWMNHCHSLIISGQGFGATIRAINGRLECDGANPNTVSARVGYYTQYCRQLGVDPGPNLRC from the exons atgaagaattttCCAACCATCATTTTCTCCATTATGGTTCTTGTCGGAGCCTTCCCACAGCTGATTTCAAGTCAAAACTGTGGCTGTGCACCAAACTTATGCTGCAGCAAATTCGGCTATTGCGGCACCAGCAACGACTACTGTGGCCCCGGCTGCCGATCCGGCCCTTGCACTGCTGCACCCAGCGGTGGTAATAATGGTGCTTCAGTTGCTGGTATTGTCACAGACGCTTTCTTTAATGGAATTGCTAACCAAGCTGCTTCGGGTTGTGCTGGAAAAGGGTTCTATACTCGATCGGCATTTCTTGAAGCTCAGAAGTCGTATTCTAAGTTTGGAACTGCTGGTTCTGCTGCTGATTCTAAAAGGGAGGTTGCTGCTTTCTTTGCTCATGTCACTCATGAGACTGGAC ATATGTGCTATATAGAAGAGATAAGCGGCCCGTCCAGAAACTACTGTGACAAGAGCAACACTCAGTATCCATGTGTGCCAGGCAAGGGGTATTACGGCCGCGGTCCACTACAAATATCATGGAACTACAACTATGGACCAGCAGGACAAAGCATTGGGTTCAATGGACTAAGTCAACCTGAACTTGTAGCCAGGAATAATGTTATTTCATTCAAAACTGCCTTGTGGTTTTGGATGAACCATTGTCATTCTCTTATCATTTCCGGCCAGGGTTTCGGGGCTACAATTCGTGCCATTAATGGTCGGCTTGAATGTGACGGTGCAAATCCAAACACTGTTAGTGCTCGTGTTGGGTATTATACTCAATATTGTCGCCAACTGGGTGTTGATCCTGGTCCGAATCTCAGATGCTAG
- the LOC113737668 gene encoding endochitinase EP3-like, translating to MKSFPTIIFSIVVLVGAFPQLISSQNCGCAPDLCCSKFGYCGTGNDYCGSGCQSGPCTAAPSSGNSGVSVADIVTDAFFNGIADQAASSCAGKGFYTRSAFLEALNSYPQFGTAGSVDDSKREIAAFFAHVTHETGHLCYIEEIDGPSRDYCDESNTQYPCVPGKGYYGRGPIQLSWNSNYGPAGESIGFNGLSQPETVATNNVISFKTGLWYWMNHCHDLITSGQGFGATIRAINGRLECDGANPNTVSARVEYYTEYCRQLGVETGDNLRC from the exons ATGAAgagttttccaaccatcattTTCTCCATTGTAGTTCTTGTAGGAGCCTTTCCACAGCTGATTTCAAGCCAAAACTGCGGCTGTGCACCAGACTTGTGCTGCAGCAAATTCGGCTATTGCGGTACCGGCAACGACTACTGCGGCTCTGGCTGTCAATCCGGCCCTTGCACCGCTGCTCCGAGCAGTGGTAATAGTGGCGTTTCAGTTGCTGATATTGTGACGGACGCTTTCTTTAATGGGATTGCTGATCAAGCTGCTTCAAGCTGTGCTGGAAAAGGGTTCTATACTCGATCAGCTTTTCTTGAAGCTCTGAACTCGTATCCCCAGTTTGGAACCGCTGGTTCTGTTGATGATTCTAAAAGGGAGATTGCTGCTTTCTTTGCTCATGTCACTCATGAGACTGGAC ATTTGTGCTACATAGAAGAGATAGACGGCCCCTCCAGAGATTACTGTGATGAGAGCAACACTCAGTATCCATGTGTGCCAGGCAAGGGATATTACGGCAGGGGTCCAATACAGTTATCATGGAACTCTAACTATGGACCAGCAGGTGAAAGCATTGGATTCAATGGACTCAGCCAACCTGAAACTGTAGCTACAAATAATGTTATTTCATTCAAAACTGGCTTGTGGTATTGGATGAACCATTGTCATGATCTTATCACTTCTGGCCAGGGTTTTGGGGCTACAATTCGTGCCATTAATGGTCGGCTTGAATGTGATGGTGCAAATCCAAACACAGTTAGTGCTCGAGTTGAGTATTATACTGAATATTGTAGACAATTGGGTGTCGAGACTGGTGATAACCTCAGATGCTAG
- the LOC113736862 gene encoding endochitinase EP3-like has protein sequence MKNFRIIIFSIAVLVGSFSQLISSQNCDCEPDLCCSQWGYCGTSDDYCGKGCQSGPCTASSDGGNNGVSVADVVTDAFFSWISDQAGSSCAGKGFYTRSAFLEAQNLYSEFGTVGSVDDSKREIAAFFAHVTHETGHMCYIEEIDGPSKDYCDERNTQYPCVPGKGYYGRGPIQISWNFNYGPAGESIGFDGLTEPETVATDNVISFKTALWFWMNNCHDLITSGQGFGATIRAVNGQLECDGANPDTVSARVEYYAEYCNQLGVDPGDNLRC, from the exons ATGAAGAATTTTCGAATCATCATTTTCTCCATTGCAGTTCTTGTAGGGTCCTTTTCCCAGCTGATTTCAAGCCAAAACTGTGACTGTGAACCAGATTTATGCTGCAGCCAGTGGGGCTATTGTGGCACCAGCGACGACTATTGTGGCAAAGGCTGCCAGTCCGGCCCTTGCACCGCTTCATCAGATGGTGGTAATAATGGTGTTTCAGTTGCTGATGTTGTGACAGACGCTTTCTTTAGCTGGATTTCTGATCAAGCTGGTTCAAGCTGTGCTGGAAAAGGGTTCTATACTCGATCGGCGTTTCTTGAAGCTCAGAATTTGTATTCTGAGTTTGGAACAGTTGGTTCAGTTGATGATTCCAAAAGGGAGATTGCCGCCTTCTTTGCTCATGTCACTCATGAGACTGGAC ATATGTGCTATATAGAAGAGATAGACGGCCCTTCCAAAGACTATTGTGATGAGCGCAACACTCAGTACCCTTGTGTGCCAGGCAAGGGATATTACGGCAGGggtccaatacaaatatcttggAACTTTAACTATGGACCAGCAGGTGAAAGCATAGGGTTCGATGGACTAACTGAACCTGAAACTGTGGCCACAGATAATGTTATTTCATTCAAAACTGCCTTGTGGTTCTGGATGAACAATTGTCATGATCTTATCACTTCTGGCCAGGGTTTTGGGGCTACAATTCGTGCCGTTAACGGACAGCTTGAATGTGATGGTGCAAATCCGGACACTGTTAGTGCTCGTGTTGAGTATTATGCTGAATATTGTAACCAGTTGGGTGTTGATCCCGGTGATAATCTCAGATGCTAG